In Pseudoalteromonas sp. NC201, a single window of DNA contains:
- a CDS encoding 2Fe-2S iron-sulfur cluster-binding protein → MSELSRTQDITDPEGLQFQIQIDDIAVNACDGETVLSVLLAANYKQIMESDREAVSGAYCGMGVCHCCQVTINKQHKQKACQTLVQPNMQVETKQNRFKQVGV, encoded by the coding sequence ATGTCTGAATTATCCAGAACGCAAGATATTACAGACCCTGAGGGGTTACAGTTCCAAATTCAAATCGACGACATTGCGGTTAACGCATGCGACGGTGAAACCGTGTTGTCTGTTTTGCTTGCGGCGAACTACAAGCAAATTATGGAAAGCGATCGAGAAGCCGTATCTGGTGCTTATTGTGGTATGGGCGTTTGTCATTGTTGTCAGGTAACGATAAACAAGCAACATAAACAAAAGGCTTGCCAAACCTTAGTACAACCCAACATGCAGGTTGAAACTAAACAAAATCGTTTCAAGCAGGTTGGAGTATAG
- a CDS encoding adenylyltransferase/cytidyltransferase family protein, whose translation MKNKIVYVSGTFDLFHSNHLKMISYGRGLGDTLIVGVSTDELVCSYKKPPAVPFEERLAIIEGLRDPDLAIPQRTLDHRETVKNLNIDVFVIGDDWKGKYDYLKELGVQVFYFPYGAGVSSSNLKQKIYDQYKKLIEQSDNHPIPEPQK comes from the coding sequence ATGAAAAATAAAATTGTTTATGTCTCAGGAACATTTGATTTATTTCACAGTAATCATTTAAAAATGATTAGTTATGGCCGAGGTTTAGGAGACACGTTGATCGTTGGTGTAAGTACCGATGAACTTGTTTGTTCTTATAAAAAGCCACCGGCAGTGCCATTTGAAGAGCGTTTGGCGATTATCGAAGGGTTAAGAGACCCAGATCTTGCTATTCCACAACGTACTTTAGATCATCGTGAAACGGTGAAAAATCTAAATATTGATGTGTTCGTGATTGGCGATGATTGGAAGGGAAAATATGATTATCTGAAAGAGCTTGGGGTTCAGGTATTTTACTTTCCTTATGGTGCTGGCGTTAGCTCTAGTAACTTAAAGCAAAAAATCTACGATCAGTATAAAAAGCTGATTGAGCAAAGCGACAATCATCCAATCCCAGAGCCACAGAAATGA
- a CDS encoding GNAT family N-acetyltransferase produces the protein MNNLSNTAMQLRIIQAPSLKYNRLDCQLWVKQLSALTQACINLGASIGFLPSSSSRAIQNYWWQVFDAVIKSQKTLIIAELNGVMAGCVQLSPATKDNAQHRAEVEKLLVHPNSRRKGVATKLMQAIEQESTRQQISLLVLDTQSDSDAEILYQSLGFKVAGQIPHFVSDERGDFHATTYYYKLLAPTLRNRIENVALVHYANEY, from the coding sequence ATGAACAATTTGTCTAATACCGCTATGCAGCTTCGCATTATTCAGGCGCCTAGCTTGAAATACAATCGCTTAGATTGTCAGCTTTGGGTAAAACAGCTCAGTGCGCTGACGCAAGCCTGTATTAATCTTGGCGCCTCTATCGGCTTTTTGCCCTCTTCCTCTAGCAGAGCAATACAAAACTACTGGTGGCAGGTATTCGATGCTGTGATCAAGTCGCAAAAGACGCTTATTATCGCTGAACTTAATGGCGTAATGGCAGGTTGTGTGCAACTCTCGCCGGCAACAAAAGATAATGCTCAGCACCGGGCTGAAGTTGAAAAGCTATTAGTTCATCCGAATAGCCGACGAAAAGGCGTAGCAACAAAGCTGATGCAAGCCATAGAGCAAGAATCTACACGGCAGCAGATATCGTTACTCGTCCTTGACACACAATCGGATTCGGACGCAGAAATCTTATATCAGAGCTTGGGCTTTAAAGTGGCTGGGCAAATCCCTCATTTTGTCAGTGATGAGCGCGGTGACTTCCATGCCACCACATACTATTACAAACTGCTTGCACCGACCTTGCGCAATCGTATTGAGAACGTAGCTCTAGTGCATTATGCCAATGAATATTAG
- a CDS encoding FAD/NAD(P)-dependent oxidoreductase, producing the protein MSNCQKEKIVIVGAGPAGVSCAAELAKYGITSTLVDEAPKIGGVIYRGPLRQASKLPHLDENLKRAMAALKVRYEHHKQDITLQLQTKVLGPEGESGLLLQTQNQLTQIDYTKLVLATGCHERSVPFEGWQLPGVMLMGGMQLQLKSGLVRPGKKVALVGTGPLLPLVACQLHKSGAQVVGVYEASRFSELAKETVALLNKPKLTLSGLSMLAYLKKHNIPFKYGYGIVKAEGQEKLSSVTVAPYDEHWHADLSKAQHLAVDSLGVGYGFVARTQLAMLLGVSHQYTTTNGYVPLLDDNLRSSLNSIFVCGDTNGLLGAEAAIIEGKMAATMLAYEQACLSETTFHTRMRKLKTKRKQAQKFRAGFDRFSARREGLLALTQADTVVCRCEQVKRQQLDLALQQGAKDLSSVKMRTRIGMGDCQGKMCSSYALDRLHAAGHLDTLGVIRPRFPLDPIPFTLLEKNHEAV; encoded by the coding sequence ATGTCTAATTGTCAAAAAGAAAAAATCGTTATTGTTGGTGCAGGGCCTGCTGGCGTTAGCTGTGCAGCTGAGCTGGCTAAATATGGCATTACTAGCACCTTAGTGGATGAAGCACCAAAAATTGGTGGGGTGATCTATCGCGGGCCACTTCGACAAGCAAGTAAGCTTCCTCATTTAGATGAAAATCTTAAACGTGCGATGGCTGCACTAAAGGTACGCTACGAACATCATAAACAAGATATAACACTACAACTACAAACCAAAGTGCTTGGGCCCGAGGGCGAAAGCGGTTTGCTGTTGCAAACACAAAATCAGTTAACACAAATAGATTACACCAAGTTGGTTCTGGCAACTGGCTGTCATGAGCGCAGTGTGCCATTTGAAGGATGGCAGTTACCTGGTGTGATGTTAATGGGCGGGATGCAACTTCAGCTTAAAAGTGGGTTAGTTCGACCAGGGAAAAAAGTGGCTTTAGTCGGAACTGGACCATTATTGCCACTGGTTGCTTGCCAGTTACATAAATCCGGTGCACAAGTAGTTGGCGTATATGAAGCGAGTCGCTTTAGTGAACTGGCGAAAGAGACCGTGGCGCTGCTCAATAAACCTAAGCTTACGCTTTCGGGATTGAGTATGTTGGCGTATCTCAAAAAGCATAATATTCCGTTCAAGTATGGTTATGGCATTGTGAAAGCAGAAGGCCAAGAAAAACTCTCCAGTGTTACCGTAGCGCCTTACGATGAGCACTGGCATGCGGACTTGTCAAAAGCACAGCATTTAGCCGTGGATAGTCTAGGGGTCGGCTATGGTTTTGTTGCCCGCACCCAGCTTGCCATGCTACTTGGGGTTTCTCATCAGTACACCACCACGAATGGTTATGTGCCTTTATTAGATGACAATTTACGCAGTAGCTTAAATTCAATTTTTGTCTGTGGTGATACCAATGGTTTGCTAGGCGCAGAAGCGGCTATCATTGAAGGGAAAATGGCCGCAACCATGCTTGCCTATGAACAAGCCTGTTTAAGCGAAACGACCTTCCACACGCGGATGCGCAAGCTCAAAACTAAGCGTAAGCAAGCACAGAAGTTTAGAGCAGGATTTGACCGCTTCTCGGCGCGCCGAGAGGGGCTGCTTGCGTTAACCCAGGCAGATACCGTGGTGTGTCGCTGCGAACAAGTAAAGCGCCAGCAACTCGATTTAGCATTGCAACAAGGTGCAAAAGATTTATCTAGCGTAAAAATGAGGACCCGTATTGGCATGGGAGACTGCCAAGGAAAAATGTGTTCTAGCTATGCGTTAGACCGACTGCATGCGGCAGGGCACTTAGATACGCTGGGCGTGATAAGGCCAAGATTCCCACTTGACCCAATTCCGTTTACTTTACTGGAGAAAAACCATGAAGCAGTATGA
- a CDS encoding helix-turn-helix domain-containing protein, translating to MTLGKLETAVHAVMNDMLTPSQAAKAYHVPQRALYEALRRSQEKQQTRWQKLMHEKARLEQSLARINKELHEQFV from the coding sequence ATGACACTTGGCAAACTAGAAACTGCAGTACACGCAGTAATGAACGATATGCTCACCCCATCACAAGCCGCAAAAGCCTATCATGTGCCGCAGCGAGCACTTTACGAAGCACTGCGACGCTCCCAAGAGAAACAGCAAACTCGATGGCAGAAATTAATGCATGAAAAGGCAAGGCTTGAGCAAAGTCTGGCTCGGATAAATAAGGAACTGCATGAACAATTTGTCTAA
- a CDS encoding LysE family translocator, which yields MLNLEYLFSFLIASTVIAVAPGPSNAFLMAQTFTNGRVAGMQSALGFALGGVIHTLFAVVGLSALLKASETAYTTVQYLGAAYLAYLGVMTIKETLGKAQIACEEKPHVSTKKPKSVMFQAMMTEVLNPKVALFFIAFIPQFVDSSLATSTTMQLAMFGLLYPILAFPIDCMYIYGGDKIAGYFRQHPAAPVWIDRISGLIFIALAVNLLL from the coding sequence ATGTTAAACCTTGAATACTTATTCTCATTTTTAATTGCTAGCACGGTGATTGCCGTAGCTCCAGGTCCATCTAATGCATTTTTAATGGCGCAGACCTTTACTAATGGCCGCGTAGCTGGCATGCAAAGCGCATTAGGCTTTGCGCTCGGAGGGGTGATCCACACACTCTTTGCCGTTGTTGGCTTGTCGGCACTCCTAAAAGCCTCAGAGACCGCCTATACCACAGTGCAATATCTCGGCGCAGCCTACTTAGCTTATCTAGGTGTAATGACTATCAAAGAAACGCTTGGAAAAGCGCAGATAGCTTGCGAGGAAAAACCGCACGTGAGCACCAAAAAGCCTAAAAGCGTGATGTTCCAAGCAATGATGACGGAAGTCTTAAATCCCAAAGTCGCCCTGTTTTTTATTGCATTTATTCCTCAGTTTGTCGATAGTAGCTTGGCGACCTCGACAACGATGCAACTGGCTATGTTTGGCTTACTTTATCCTATTTTAGCTTTTCCCATCGACTGCATGTACATCTACGGTGGTGATAAAATCGCGGGCTATTTTAGGCAGCATCCAGCAGCGCCGGTGTGGATTGATCGAATTTCAGGCTTAATTTTTATCGCATTGGCAGTCAATTTATTACTCTAA
- the putA gene encoding bifunctional proline dehydrogenase/L-glutamate gamma-semialdehyde dehydrogenase PutA has protein sequence MLYNGDLTTNCPIRQKIRDFYRIDENAVIDHILPLAEVGVTARSRAWERARQMVLNIRRDQDGQNGVDALLNEFSLSTEEGVVLMCLAEALLRVPDKATQESLIRDKLAQGDWSSHLGSSDSLFVNASSWGLLVTGKMVNYSDKNKEEQFGVLKRTIGRLGEPVIRKSVNYAMKIMGKQFVMGETIQDAIDRAADKEQKGYVYSYDMLGEGARTMKDAERYFQSYMNAIHAIGKAAKGRGPIKSPGISVKLSAIHPRYEFTHRDRVMDELVPKLKELAIAAKEYDIGFTVDAEEADRLDISLDVIEAVFSDDALGDWNGFGLAVQAYQKRAIFVVEWVAELARRVGRKLMVRLVKGAYWDTEIKTTQQDGLEHFPVFTRKATTDVSYKACAIKLLEARDALFPQFATHNAYTAATILEVAKGDNKGFEFQRLHGMGESLYDQIVENEGIQCRVYAPVGQHEDLLAYLVRRLLENGANSSFVNAIVDTTKPVESLLPDPVETLQGLRNRYNTQIKLPIELYGDERPNSKGKDLTDINDLTPFKENLDNWFNEHLIDESQVPEGHLAVRNPANHKQVIGSVPLHDEAHMQSVLANADAAFESWSQTSVEERANLLRRTADILERHHDELVAICIKEAGKVTQDSIDEVREAVDFCRYYAARAEELSKDERFEARGVILCISPWNFPLAIFLGQVAAAIVTGNTVIAKPAEQTSMIALRCIELMHTVGLPEHVVQPVIARGSEVGKHIVPDERIQAVMFTGSTETGTLISQILAERNDIQVPLIAETGGQNCMIVDSTALPEQVVDDVISSGFQSAGQRCSALRVLFLQEDVADGIIEMIQGALKELHIGDPSLLSTDVGPVIDEKALTTLTKHVDYMKSNGKLLFEAKIPDNSENGAYFFAPRLYEISDLSVLKREVFGPVVHVVRFKADQLDNVIDQINGTGYGLTMGVHSRIEERCEYLAKMSRAGNVYVNRNMIGAIVGVQPFGGRGLSGTGPKAGGPNYLVRLVKEKASPDNVQMTDLTPDELEIHHFPGAVEQVKKLMQNSKRDEKIWRRTALNDRVSAVRQLLAKVATVDIIDELADDLSLTLSDARAQLNRLEKRMRTYTTLPGPTGESNTLHLEARGCVVVYADKSTSFNFWAISIITALAAGNTVITVASDLFYEEALAFRDKFISTGVAEGVFQVAKQNQLQAILAHPHLAGAVVAARSSRLGYFSQQLAERKGAILPVISAEYYDTLINRLVTEKTISIDTTASGGNTSLMTLVEDEE, from the coding sequence ATGCTTTATAACGGCGATTTGACAACTAACTGTCCTATCCGACAAAAGATCCGTGATTTTTACCGCATCGATGAGAACGCAGTAATTGATCATATTTTACCTTTAGCTGAGGTAGGCGTTACAGCTCGAAGCCGAGCATGGGAACGTGCACGTCAAATGGTATTGAACATTCGTAGAGATCAAGATGGTCAAAACGGTGTCGACGCGCTTTTAAATGAATTCTCTCTTTCTACCGAAGAAGGCGTGGTACTGATGTGTTTGGCCGAAGCTTTACTTCGTGTACCAGACAAAGCAACGCAAGAAAGCCTAATCCGTGACAAGCTCGCACAAGGCGACTGGAGTTCACACTTAGGCAGCAGCGACTCGTTATTTGTTAACGCTTCAAGCTGGGGTCTACTCGTTACTGGTAAAATGGTTAATTATTCAGACAAGAATAAAGAAGAACAATTTGGCGTGCTAAAACGCACAATTGGTCGCCTTGGTGAGCCAGTTATCCGTAAATCTGTTAACTATGCAATGAAGATCATGGGTAAGCAGTTTGTAATGGGTGAAACCATTCAAGATGCTATCGATCGTGCCGCTGATAAAGAACAAAAAGGTTATGTATATTCGTACGACATGCTAGGTGAAGGCGCACGTACGATGAAAGATGCAGAGCGCTACTTCCAAAGCTATATGAACGCCATTCACGCAATTGGTAAAGCAGCGAAAGGCCGTGGCCCAATAAAGAGCCCTGGTATATCTGTAAAGCTTTCAGCTATTCACCCACGCTATGAATTCACACATCGCGACCGCGTGATGGACGAGCTTGTACCTAAGCTAAAAGAACTTGCAATTGCTGCGAAAGAATACGATATCGGTTTCACGGTTGATGCGGAAGAAGCGGATCGTTTGGATATCTCACTAGATGTCATCGAGGCTGTATTCTCAGACGACGCGCTTGGCGACTGGAATGGTTTTGGTCTTGCAGTGCAAGCATATCAAAAGCGTGCCATTTTCGTTGTTGAATGGGTGGCTGAACTTGCTCGTCGCGTAGGCCGTAAACTGATGGTGCGTCTAGTTAAAGGTGCTTACTGGGATACAGAAATCAAAACCACTCAACAAGATGGTCTTGAGCACTTCCCTGTGTTCACCCGTAAAGCAACGACTGACGTTTCTTATAAAGCGTGTGCTATTAAGCTACTAGAAGCACGTGATGCACTTTTCCCACAGTTTGCAACGCATAATGCTTACACCGCAGCAACTATCCTAGAAGTTGCCAAAGGCGACAACAAAGGGTTCGAATTCCAACGTTTACACGGAATGGGTGAATCACTTTACGACCAAATCGTTGAAAACGAGGGTATTCAGTGTCGTGTGTATGCGCCAGTTGGTCAGCACGAAGACCTACTTGCTTATCTGGTACGCCGTCTACTTGAAAATGGTGCAAACTCATCATTCGTAAACGCGATTGTTGATACCACTAAGCCTGTTGAGTCACTACTTCCTGACCCTGTAGAAACACTGCAAGGCCTACGTAACCGTTACAATACGCAGATTAAACTACCTATCGAGCTTTATGGCGATGAGCGTCCAAACTCAAAAGGTAAAGACCTAACAGACATCAACGATTTAACACCGTTTAAAGAAAACCTAGACAACTGGTTTAACGAACACCTAATCGATGAAAGCCAAGTACCAGAAGGTCACCTTGCTGTTCGTAACCCTGCGAATCACAAACAAGTGATTGGATCTGTGCCTTTACACGATGAAGCACATATGCAAAGCGTGCTTGCCAATGCTGATGCGGCTTTTGAAAGTTGGTCTCAAACCTCTGTTGAAGAGCGTGCAAACTTACTACGCCGCACTGCTGACATCCTTGAGCGTCACCATGACGAACTTGTTGCTATCTGTATTAAAGAAGCAGGTAAAGTAACCCAAGACAGCATCGATGAAGTACGTGAAGCCGTTGACTTCTGTCGCTACTATGCCGCGCGTGCAGAAGAGCTTTCTAAAGATGAGCGTTTTGAAGCTCGTGGCGTGATTTTATGTATCAGCCCGTGGAACTTCCCGCTTGCAATCTTCTTAGGTCAGGTAGCTGCTGCTATCGTGACGGGTAATACCGTTATTGCAAAGCCAGCTGAACAAACCAGTATGATTGCACTGCGTTGTATCGAACTAATGCACACCGTTGGCTTACCTGAGCACGTAGTACAACCGGTTATCGCACGTGGTAGCGAAGTGGGTAAACACATCGTGCCTGACGAGCGTATCCAAGCGGTTATGTTCACAGGTTCAACAGAGACAGGTACGCTTATCTCACAAATTCTTGCTGAGCGTAACGATATTCAGGTTCCTCTGATCGCAGAAACCGGTGGTCAAAACTGTATGATCGTTGACTCAACAGCTTTACCAGAGCAAGTGGTTGACGATGTTATTTCATCAGGTTTCCAAAGTGCCGGTCAACGCTGTTCAGCACTTCGTGTGTTGTTCTTACAGGAAGATGTTGCTGACGGTATCATTGAAATGATCCAAGGTGCACTTAAAGAGCTACATATCGGCGACCCATCGCTACTATCTACAGACGTAGGCCCAGTAATCGACGAAAAAGCGCTGACCACTTTGACTAAGCACGTTGATTACATGAAGTCGAACGGTAAGCTACTATTCGAAGCTAAGATCCCTGATAACAGTGAGAACGGCGCTTACTTCTTCGCTCCGCGCCTATATGAGATTTCTGATCTATCCGTGCTTAAGCGTGAAGTATTCGGTCCGGTAGTTCACGTTGTACGCTTCAAAGCAGATCAACTTGATAATGTGATCGACCAAATCAATGGTACGGGCTACGGTCTAACGATGGGCGTTCATTCACGTATCGAAGAGCGCTGCGAATACCTAGCTAAGATGTCGCGTGCGGGTAACGTATACGTGAACCGTAACATGATTGGTGCGATCGTTGGTGTACAGCCATTTGGTGGTCGTGGCCTATCTGGTACAGGTCCAAAAGCAGGTGGTCCAAACTACTTAGTTCGCCTTGTGAAAGAAAAAGCGTCACCAGACAACGTACAAATGACAGATCTGACGCCTGATGAGCTAGAGATCCACCACTTCCCAGGTGCCGTTGAGCAAGTTAAAAAACTGATGCAAAACTCTAAGCGTGATGAGAAGATCTGGCGTCGTACTGCGCTTAATGACCGTGTTTCGGCAGTGCGTCAGCTACTTGCTAAAGTGGCAACAGTAGACATCATTGATGAGCTGGCGGATGATTTGTCATTAACGCTTTCTGATGCGCGTGCTCAGCTAAACCGCTTAGAAAAGCGTATGCGTACTTACACAACGCTACCAGGACCAACTGGTGAATCGAACACGCTGCACTTAGAAGCGCGTGGTTGTGTAGTGGTATATGCCGATAAGAGTACGTCGTTCAACTTCTGGGCGATTTCAATTATCACAGCACTTGCTGCCGGTAACACAGTGATCACAGTAGCCTCTGACTTATTCTACGAAGAAGCATTGGCATTTAGAGATAAGTTCATCTCAACTGGCGTTGCCGAAGGCGTATTCCAAGTAGCGAAGCAAAACCAGCTACAAGCGATTTTGGCACACCCTCACCTTGCAGGTGCTGTTGTGGCTGCGCGCTCTTCACGCCTTGGTTACTTCTCACAGCAACTTGCAGAGCGTAAAGGTGCTATCCTGCCGGTGATCAGTGCAGAGTACTACGATACGCTTATCAATCGTCTAGTGACTGAGAAAACCATCAGTATCGATACCACAGCTTCTGGTGGTAACACTTCACTGATGACGCTTGTTGAAGACGAAGAGTAA
- a CDS encoding SDR family oxidoreductase gives MQKVVLITGASRGIGAATAQLLGQQGFTVVINYKQNVQAAETVADTILSNNGKAHLLQADVTDEKSVEAMFDKIKTDIGMVTHLVNNAGVLNVQTRVEHMTAARINNMLTNNVTPYFICAREAIKHMRLSANPAQCAMVNVSSAASYLGGANEYVDYAAAKGAIDSFTKGLSLELAAEQIRVNCVRPGCIYTDIHGDGGEPNRVDRLADFLPLKRGGTAIEVANAIAWLLSDEASFVTGTFIDLAGGK, from the coding sequence ATGCAAAAAGTGGTACTTATCACCGGTGCGAGCCGTGGGATTGGTGCGGCAACGGCTCAACTGCTGGGACAACAAGGATTTACTGTTGTTATAAATTACAAGCAGAACGTGCAAGCCGCAGAAACGGTTGCTGATACCATCCTAAGTAATAATGGTAAAGCGCATTTGTTACAAGCAGATGTCACAGACGAAAAATCTGTAGAGGCAATGTTTGACAAGATAAAGACCGATATTGGCATGGTAACGCATTTGGTCAACAACGCTGGCGTGCTGAACGTGCAGACTCGAGTTGAACACATGACCGCAGCGCGCATCAACAATATGCTTACTAATAATGTTACGCCGTATTTTATTTGTGCTCGCGAAGCAATTAAACATATGCGTTTGAGTGCCAATCCAGCACAGTGCGCAATGGTGAATGTATCGTCGGCAGCTTCTTATTTAGGTGGGGCTAATGAGTATGTTGACTATGCGGCTGCAAAAGGTGCAATAGACAGCTTCACTAAAGGTTTATCTCTGGAATTAGCCGCTGAACAGATCCGCGTGAACTGCGTGAGACCGGGCTGTATTTATACCGATATTCACGGCGACGGTGGCGAACCAAACCGAGTTGATCGTCTAGCCGATTTTTTACCGCTGAAGCGAGGTGGAACCGCGATTGAGGTTGCCAATGCCATCGCTTGGCTTTTAAGTGACGAAGCAAGCTTTGTTACAGGAACTTTTATTGATTTAGCTGGAGGGAAATAG
- a CDS encoding SDR family NAD(P)-dependent oxidoreductase, whose product MKVLITGGQGGLAAYLSDELKRLGHEVEAPSRAQLDVSKPAEVERFFDDKSYDCVINAAGTLYSSLVADSDPSLWIRDIEVNLIGTYLISRAAIKANKAVHLINVASTAAFNSYKDWTSYCAAKAGVVTLSKGLHKDGYKIAVLCPGAIDTKLRDGLTINNPNVMSIPQGAAPILEAVTTPQHIGKLFFYRLNESRSESLD is encoded by the coding sequence ATGAAAGTGTTAATAACGGGCGGACAGGGTGGTCTTGCCGCTTATTTAAGCGATGAACTGAAGCGCTTAGGACATGAAGTGGAAGCGCCATCGCGCGCGCAGCTTGATGTTTCTAAACCAGCTGAAGTTGAGCGTTTTTTTGACGACAAATCTTATGACTGTGTAATCAATGCGGCAGGAACGCTTTACTCAAGTTTAGTGGCAGACTCTGACCCAAGTCTTTGGATCCGTGACATCGAAGTAAACCTAATCGGCACTTATTTAATTTCTCGTGCTGCAATTAAAGCAAACAAAGCGGTGCATTTGATCAATGTGGCGTCGACGGCGGCATTTAACAGTTACAAAGATTGGACGTCTTATTGTGCGGCGAAAGCGGGCGTGGTGACTCTATCTAAAGGTCTTCACAAGGACGGCTACAAAATAGCGGTACTGTGCCCCGGGGCAATAGATACTAAACTGCGCGATGGTCTTACTATCAATAATCCCAATGTGATGAGCATACCACAAGGCGCCGCGCCAATCTTAGAGGCTGTAACTACACCACAGCACATCGGTAAGCTGTTTTTTTATCGCCTGAACGAAAGTCGTAGCGAGTCGCTTGATTAG
- a CDS encoding winged helix-turn-helix transcriptional regulator, with product MTTSIKTRVLDRIDLAILDALQRNARISNVNLAKEVNLSPSPCLDRVKKLESEGYIEGYTARLNAAKLGQHLVAHVEITLKSSTEVVFEVFKQHIVKIPNVVSCDMVAGGFDYLVKIRVQDMRQYREVLGQIVEIPGVGTNHTYMVIEHVKEDMGVEVLNYQ from the coding sequence ATGACGACTTCCATTAAAACTCGGGTATTAGATCGCATCGACTTAGCAATCTTAGACGCGCTTCAGCGCAATGCTCGGATCTCTAATGTAAACTTGGCGAAAGAGGTAAACTTGAGTCCGAGTCCTTGCCTCGATCGAGTAAAAAAACTCGAGTCCGAGGGGTATATCGAAGGATATACGGCAAGATTAAATGCCGCGAAACTTGGCCAGCATTTGGTTGCGCATGTGGAGATCACCTTGAAAAGCTCGACCGAAGTGGTATTTGAGGTGTTTAAACAGCACATTGTAAAAATCCCCAACGTCGTTTCTTGTGATATGGTAGCTGGTGGCTTTGATTATTTAGTTAAGATCCGAGTCCAAGATATGCGTCAATATCGAGAGGTATTAGGTCAAATCGTTGAAATACCTGGAGTTGGCACAAATCATACCTATATGGTGATAGAACACGTCAAAGAAGACATGGGTGTAGAAGTGCTGAACTATCAGTAA
- a CDS encoding NAD(P)/FAD-dependent oxidoreductase yields the protein MKQYDVIIAGGGVIGAACAYFLSRDTNLKIALVDLKKPGNASRASAGGLWAIGESVGLGCGVIFFKTLSKLQSEGDTEAAQTLRPHQLPECFFELALKSNELYPALHEEMLARHDVDFKFERTGLKFIMYNRDDEIYADSIVSGIPNLSSQIRWLDQQQLRAEEPYITPDAIGAIDFICDHQVNPYRLVDAYTEGARQNGVELFLNTEVLEVLREGNKVLGVRTQDQSLHCETLINAAGAWADDIYHQATGKHMPVYPVKGQIVLSERMPKVLNGCISTSDCYIAQKDNGEILVGSSTEEKGFDTTNSLDKITELSQGAMKCLPVLKESSIKRCWAGLRPGTPDELPILGPVDGVEGYINACGHFRTGILMSAITGTLITELMTGKPTSVDLAPFLVERFE from the coding sequence ATGAAGCAGTATGATGTCATTATCGCAGGTGGCGGTGTAATTGGTGCGGCTTGTGCCTATTTTTTAAGCCGCGATACCAACCTAAAAATCGCGTTAGTGGATTTAAAAAAGCCGGGTAACGCGTCTCGTGCATCTGCGGGTGGATTATGGGCAATTGGTGAGTCGGTCGGACTTGGCTGTGGTGTGATCTTCTTCAAAACCTTGTCGAAGCTCCAAAGTGAAGGAGATACCGAAGCTGCACAAACATTACGGCCGCATCAATTACCAGAATGCTTTTTTGAACTTGCGCTCAAGTCAAACGAGTTATATCCAGCACTGCATGAAGAAATGCTGGCCAGGCACGATGTCGACTTTAAGTTTGAACGTACCGGTCTTAAATTCATTATGTACAATCGCGATGATGAAATATATGCAGATAGCATAGTGTCAGGGATCCCTAATTTGTCTTCGCAGATCCGATGGTTAGACCAACAGCAATTACGTGCAGAGGAGCCTTACATCACTCCTGATGCGATTGGTGCAATAGATTTTATTTGCGACCATCAGGTAAACCCATACAGGTTAGTTGATGCGTATACCGAAGGAGCACGTCAAAATGGTGTTGAGTTATTTTTGAATACCGAAGTGCTAGAGGTACTGCGTGAAGGCAATAAGGTGCTAGGTGTGAGGACGCAAGATCAAAGCCTGCATTGTGAGACCTTAATTAATGCCGCTGGTGCCTGGGCGGATGACATTTACCATCAGGCGACAGGTAAACATATGCCAGTATATCCTGTTAAGGGTCAAATAGTGCTATCTGAGCGCATGCCTAAAGTATTAAATGGTTGTATCAGTACCAGTGATTGCTACATTGCCCAAAAGGACAACGGCGAGATTTTAGTTGGCTCTTCAACGGAGGAAAAAGGCTTCGATACCACCAACAGTCTAGATAAAATAACCGAGTTGTCACAAGGTGCTATGAAGTGTTTGCCAGTGCTAAAAGAGTCAAGTATTAAACGTTGCTGGGCAGGACTTAGACCTGGTACACCGGATGAGCTGCCAATTTTGGGCCCCGTTGATGGAGTGGAGGGTTACATTAATGCGTGTGGACACTTTAGGACGGGGATTTTAATGTCGGCCATTACTGGCACGCTTATTACTGAACTCATGACAGGCAAACCTACCTCTGTTGATTTAGCTCCATTTCTCGTTGAAAGGTTCGAATAA